The Xanthomonas sp. DAR 34887 genome has a segment encoding these proteins:
- the sdhC gene encoding succinate dehydrogenase, cytochrome b556 subunit, producing the protein MATRERPLSPHLQVYRWQIQMVTSILNRATGIVLSIGALIIAAGLLALMLGPSSWNLFRDIAGAWYGQVFLFGWTWCFAFHLFGGLRHILQDFGQGYAVRAFVTIGWLSVILSFVLTAAVWAYVLLGATA; encoded by the coding sequence ATGGCGACCCGCGAACGTCCTCTTTCCCCCCACCTGCAGGTCTATCGCTGGCAGATCCAGATGGTGACCTCGATCCTGAATCGAGCCACTGGCATCGTGCTGTCGATCGGAGCCCTGATCATCGCCGCCGGCCTGTTGGCGCTGATGCTCGGCCCGTCCTCCTGGAACCTCTTCCGCGATATCGCCGGCGCCTGGTACGGACAGGTGTTCCTGTTCGGCTGGACCTGGTGCTTCGCCTTCCATCTGTTCGGCGGCCTGCGCCACATCCTGCAGGATTTCGGCCAGGGCTACGCGGTGCGCGCCTTCGTCACCATCGGCTGGCTGTCGGTGATCCTCAGCTTCGTGCTGACCGCCGCCGTGTGGGCCTACGTGCTGCTGGGAGCCACCGCATGA
- a CDS encoding DUF1674 domain-containing protein yields the protein MIGQPTPTPEPDPETQRPAEENTPEAAPAPREIGGRGGLEPTRYGDWEKNGRCIDF from the coding sequence ATGATAGGCCAACCAACCCCCACACCCGAGCCCGATCCCGAAACGCAGCGACCCGCCGAGGAGAACACTCCGGAAGCGGCGCCTGCGCCGCGGGAAATCGGCGGTCGCGGCGGCCTCGAGCCAACGCGCTACGGCGACTGGGAGAAAAACGGACGCTGCATCGATTTTTGA
- a CDS encoding YgfZ/GcvT domain-containing protein, with amino-acid sequence MPDNLNLTFDGFSALPDLQYVALSGADAVGFAQAQFANDVQALRNGHWQWNAWLSAKGRVLALFALLRRADDAVLLLLPDGGAAELAAALNRFVFRRKVRIAAHDELHACARLAAPAQARGAALAAPGDAAIELDMGGDGLPRTLLLVPAAQAMHAPADPAFVDAWRQADLRLGLARLEASQREQWTPQQLALDRLHAFSVKKGCYPGQEIVARTHFLGKAKRALQLLEVDGVAEVGAQVLRDGQPLGSVVSVAGTLALAVLPLEETPPSGLSIGARTAQWQPLRDGLAR; translated from the coding sequence GTGCCTGACAACCTGAATCTCACTTTCGACGGTTTTTCCGCGCTCCCGGACCTGCAATACGTGGCGTTGAGCGGCGCGGATGCAGTCGGTTTCGCCCAGGCCCAGTTCGCCAACGACGTGCAGGCGCTGCGCAACGGCCACTGGCAGTGGAACGCCTGGCTGAGCGCGAAAGGCCGGGTGCTGGCGCTGTTCGCGCTGCTGCGCCGCGCCGACGACGCGGTGCTGTTGCTGCTGCCGGACGGCGGCGCGGCGGAGCTGGCCGCGGCGCTGAACCGCTTCGTGTTCCGGCGCAAGGTGCGCATCGCCGCGCACGACGAGCTGCACGCCTGCGCGCGCCTGGCCGCGCCCGCGCAGGCGCGAGGCGCGGCGCTGGCGGCGCCCGGCGATGCCGCGATCGAACTGGACATGGGCGGCGACGGCCTGCCGCGCACGCTGTTGCTGGTCCCCGCCGCGCAGGCGATGCACGCCCCGGCCGACCCGGCCTTCGTGGATGCCTGGCGCCAGGCCGACCTGCGCCTGGGCCTGGCGCGGCTCGAGGCCAGCCAGCGCGAACAATGGACGCCGCAACAGCTGGCGCTGGACCGGCTGCACGCGTTCAGCGTGAAGAAGGGCTGCTATCCGGGCCAGGAAATCGTCGCCCGCACCCACTTCCTGGGCAAAGCCAAGCGCGCCCTGCAACTGCTGGAGGTGGACGGCGTGGCCGAGGTCGGCGCGCAGGTGCTGCGCGACGGACAGCCGCTGGGCAGCGTGGTCAGCGTTGCCGGCACGCTGGCGCTGGCGGTGCTGCCGCTGGAGGAGACGCCGCCGAGCGGCCTGTCGATCGGCGCGCGCACGGCGCAGTGGCAGCCGCTGCGCGACGGTCTGGCGCGCTGA
- a CDS encoding ABC transporter ATP-binding protein yields the protein MAKVQLDNIRKVYDNGQVAVHGASFEVADGELMVLVGPSGCGKSTLLRMIAGLEEISGGELRIGERVVNDVAPKDRDIAMVFQSYALYPHMTVAENLAFGLKLRGESKEVIARRVAAAADTLGLTPMLDKLPRAMSGGQRQRVALGRALVREPAVFLLDEPLSNLDAKLRHSVRTEIAQLHRKLGTTMIYVTHDQVEAMTLGQRIVVLKDGVIQQIDTPMALYDRPANLFVAGFLGSPAMNVLQGQLVEEGGLQQLQLADGSRVPLQGAHVAPQWLGRPIAIGVRPEHLQPSEDGQGGFEATIEVIEPVGNEIFVNLSHGSQPLVMRVAPRALPGLGERLRVAVRGEALHFFDPESGERLTPA from the coding sequence ATGGCGAAAGTACAACTGGACAACATCCGCAAGGTCTACGACAACGGCCAGGTCGCCGTGCACGGGGCCAGCTTCGAAGTGGCCGACGGCGAACTGATGGTGCTGGTCGGGCCCTCCGGCTGCGGCAAATCCACCCTGCTGCGCATGATCGCGGGCCTGGAAGAGATCAGCGGCGGCGAGCTGCGCATCGGCGAGCGCGTGGTCAACGACGTGGCGCCGAAGGACCGCGACATCGCGATGGTGTTCCAGAGCTACGCGCTGTACCCGCACATGACCGTGGCCGAGAACCTGGCGTTCGGGCTGAAGCTGCGCGGCGAGAGCAAGGAGGTCATCGCCCGCCGCGTCGCCGCCGCCGCCGACACGCTGGGCCTGACCCCGATGCTGGACAAACTGCCGCGGGCGATGTCCGGCGGCCAGCGCCAGCGCGTGGCGCTGGGCCGCGCGCTGGTGCGCGAGCCGGCGGTGTTCCTGCTCGACGAGCCGCTGTCCAACCTGGACGCCAAGCTGCGCCATTCGGTGCGCACCGAGATCGCGCAGCTGCACCGCAAGCTCGGCACCACGATGATCTACGTGACCCACGACCAGGTCGAGGCGATGACCCTGGGCCAGCGCATCGTGGTGCTCAAGGACGGGGTGATCCAGCAGATCGACACGCCGATGGCGCTGTACGACCGCCCGGCCAACCTGTTCGTGGCCGGCTTCCTGGGCAGTCCGGCGATGAACGTGCTGCAGGGCCAGTTGGTCGAGGAGGGCGGCCTGCAGCAGTTGCAGCTGGCCGACGGCAGCCGCGTGCCGCTGCAGGGCGCGCATGTCGCGCCGCAATGGCTGGGCCGGCCGATCGCGATCGGCGTGCGCCCCGAGCACCTGCAGCCCAGCGAGGACGGGCAGGGCGGGTTCGAGGCCACGATCGAGGTGATCGAGCCGGTCGGCAACGAGATCTTCGTCAACCTCAGCCACGGCAGCCAGCCGCTGGTGATGCGGGTGGCGCCGCGCGCGCTGCCGGGCCTGGGCGAGCGCCTGCGCGTGGCGGTGCGCGGCGAGGCGCTGCACTTCTTCGATCCGGAGAGCGGCGAGCGCCTGACGCCGGCCTGA
- the zwf gene encoding glucose-6-phosphate dehydrogenase, translated as MHDTFLLFGATGDLAQRYLFPSLLRMLDDGFLPEDFRIRALALSPHDTAKFHEILKPRLQAAMPQVSEAVIQSLLDRTDYRSVDLRNAESVAEAVRELTTRRCVSYLAIPPGLYISTCQGLALGGALAAPHRLMLEKPIGHDSDSAREIVQAIGALIDEDRVFRLDHYLGKAAVQNLIALRFGNTLLEAVWNRNYIESVEILVAESEGVDGRDAYYARSGALRDMVQSHILQLLCLVAMEPPASLEADRIRDEKVKVLRALRPLSAEHAARDSVRGRYTAGTINGQPAQAYQPPEGSDVETFVGVTAYIDNWRWAGVPFRLCTGKRLAERTTRIVVTLKPVTHWLFERPDARHVAPNRLTFQLQPQENIELGLMSSLAGPEWGALELQPLELELSVPTGLHRRIAYERLMLDALNGNHALFVRDDEVRAAWAWIDSVSDAWAQAQLPLRPYPAGSWGPQEAERYVSADDASAVQRDTP; from the coding sequence ATGCACGATACGTTCCTGCTGTTTGGCGCCACCGGCGATCTGGCCCAGCGCTACCTGTTCCCGTCGCTGCTGCGCATGCTCGACGACGGCTTCCTGCCGGAAGACTTCCGCATCCGCGCGCTGGCGCTGTCACCGCACGACACCGCCAAGTTCCACGAGATCCTCAAGCCGCGGCTGCAGGCGGCGATGCCGCAGGTCAGCGAGGCGGTGATCCAGTCGCTGCTCGATCGCACCGACTACCGTTCGGTGGACCTGCGCAACGCCGAGTCGGTGGCCGAGGCGGTGCGCGAGCTGACCACGCGCCGCTGCGTGAGCTACCTGGCGATCCCGCCGGGGCTGTACATCAGCACCTGCCAGGGCCTGGCCCTGGGCGGGGCGCTGGCCGCACCGCATCGGCTGATGCTGGAAAAGCCGATCGGCCACGATTCGGACAGCGCGCGCGAGATCGTGCAGGCGATCGGCGCGCTGATCGACGAGGACCGCGTGTTCCGCCTGGACCACTACCTGGGCAAGGCCGCGGTGCAGAACCTGATCGCGCTGCGCTTCGGCAACACGCTGCTGGAGGCGGTGTGGAACCGCAACTACATCGAGTCGGTGGAAATCCTGGTCGCCGAGAGCGAGGGCGTGGACGGCCGCGATGCGTACTACGCGCGTTCCGGCGCGCTGCGCGACATGGTCCAGAGCCACATCCTGCAGTTGCTGTGCCTGGTGGCGATGGAGCCGCCGGCCTCGCTGGAGGCCGACCGCATCCGCGACGAGAAGGTCAAGGTGCTGCGCGCGCTGCGTCCGCTGAGCGCAGAGCATGCCGCGCGCGACAGCGTGCGCGGACGCTACACCGCCGGCACCATCAACGGCCAGCCGGCGCAGGCCTACCAGCCGCCGGAAGGCAGCGACGTGGAAACCTTCGTCGGCGTCACCGCCTACATCGACAACTGGCGCTGGGCCGGGGTGCCGTTCCGGCTGTGCACCGGCAAGCGCCTGGCAGAACGCACCACGCGCATCGTGGTCACGCTCAAGCCGGTCACCCACTGGCTGTTCGAACGCCCCGACGCGCGGCACGTGGCGCCGAACCGGCTGACCTTCCAGTTGCAGCCGCAGGAGAACATCGAACTGGGGCTGATGAGCAGCCTGGCCGGCCCGGAATGGGGCGCGCTGGAACTGCAGCCGCTGGAACTGGAGCTGTCGGTGCCGACCGGCCTGCACCGCCGCATCGCCTACGAGCGGCTGATGCTCGACGCGCTCAACGGCAACCACGCGCTGTTCGTGCGCGACGACGAAGTGCGCGCGGCCTGGGCCTGGATCGACAGCGTCAGCGATGCCTGGGCGCAGGCGCAATTGCCGCTGCGGCCCTACCCGGCCGGTAGCTGGGGGCCGCAGGAAGCCGAACGCTATGTCTCCGCCGACGACGCCAGCGCCGTGCAGCGGGATACGCCGTGA
- the glk gene encoding glucokinase, with product MSAPLRPVLVADIGGTNARFALADLGASTPLLDDSTQTYAVVEFPSLGDAARHYLQQTGVDVRSGVFAVAGRVDGDEARITNHPWVISRSRTRAMLGFDELHLINDFAAQAMAISLLQPQDVVQVGGAAWQPAPIAQPRNYAVIGPGTGLGVGGLMIRGSRCYPLETEGGHVSFPPGTPEEIRILELLSQQFGRVSNERLICGPGLVNIHRALSEIAGDDPGPLQPEDITARAAQGDYRAMRTIDVFCAVFGAIAGDLVLIQGAWDGVFLTGGLVPKMLDAIQHSGFRQRFEHKGRFSSIMARVPSLAVVHPRSGLLGAAAYAVDAERESPGVVA from the coding sequence GTGAGCGCGCCGCTGCGCCCGGTCCTGGTCGCCGACATCGGCGGCACCAACGCGCGTTTCGCGCTGGCCGACCTCGGCGCTTCCACGCCGCTGCTCGACGACAGCACCCAGACCTATGCGGTGGTTGAATTCCCGTCGCTGGGCGACGCGGCGCGCCACTACCTGCAGCAGACCGGAGTGGACGTCCGCAGCGGCGTGTTCGCCGTGGCCGGTCGGGTCGACGGCGACGAGGCGCGGATCACCAATCATCCGTGGGTGATCTCGCGTTCGCGCACCCGCGCCATGCTCGGCTTCGACGAACTGCACCTGATCAACGACTTCGCCGCGCAGGCGATGGCGATCAGCCTGCTGCAGCCGCAGGACGTGGTCCAGGTCGGCGGCGCGGCATGGCAGCCGGCGCCGATCGCGCAGCCGCGCAACTATGCGGTGATCGGCCCGGGCACCGGCCTGGGCGTGGGCGGCCTGATGATCCGCGGCAGCCGCTGCTATCCGCTGGAGACCGAGGGCGGCCACGTCAGCTTCCCGCCGGGGACTCCGGAGGAAATCCGCATTCTCGAGTTGCTGTCGCAGCAGTTCGGGCGCGTGTCCAACGAACGCCTGATCTGCGGTCCCGGCCTGGTCAACATCCACCGCGCGCTCAGCGAGATCGCCGGCGACGATCCCGGTCCGCTGCAGCCGGAGGACATCACCGCGCGCGCCGCGCAGGGCGACTATCGCGCGATGCGCACCATCGACGTGTTCTGTGCGGTGTTCGGCGCCATCGCCGGCGACCTGGTGCTGATCCAGGGCGCCTGGGACGGCGTGTTCCTGACCGGCGGGCTGGTGCCGAAGATGCTCGATGCGATCCAGCATTCCGGCTTCCGCCAGCGCTTCGAGCACAAGGGGCGCTTTTCGTCGATCATGGCGCGGGTGCCGTCGCTGGCGGTGGTCCACCCCCGTTCCGGCCTGCTTGGCGCCGCCGCCTATGCGGTGGACGCCGAACGCGAATCTCCAGGAGTCGTTGCATGA
- the pgl gene encoding 6-phosphogluconolactonase translates to MSPTLSDRITLIRYDDPDEWIDAAAAEIGDALRKDIDLRGGARLLLSGGTTPAPVYQALAELPLDWSKLEVGLVDERWLSPQDSDSNAYLVRQSFLERAEGARFEPLVRVGKPLQDCVHAANLHAQHAPAACMAVLGMGGDGHTASLFPGATDLNKALTNPLPYAALDATGCPGANTWPLRITLTPAGLAPIGQRMLLLRGKQKLDVLQRALAGSDPHEFPIRVAFDTPGARLRVHWCE, encoded by the coding sequence ATGAGTCCCACGTTGTCCGATCGCATCACCCTGATCCGCTACGACGATCCCGACGAATGGATCGACGCGGCGGCGGCCGAGATCGGCGACGCGCTGCGCAAGGACATCGATCTGCGCGGGGGCGCACGGCTGCTGCTGTCCGGCGGCACCACCCCGGCGCCGGTGTACCAGGCGCTGGCCGAGCTGCCGCTGGACTGGAGCAAGCTGGAAGTGGGTCTGGTCGACGAGCGCTGGCTGTCGCCGCAGGACAGCGACAGCAACGCGTATCTGGTCCGGCAGAGCTTCCTGGAGCGTGCCGAAGGCGCGCGCTTCGAACCGCTGGTGCGGGTCGGCAAGCCGCTGCAGGACTGCGTGCACGCCGCCAACCTGCATGCGCAGCATGCGCCGGCGGCCTGCATGGCGGTGCTGGGCATGGGCGGCGACGGCCACACCGCGTCGCTGTTCCCCGGCGCCACCGACCTGAACAAGGCGCTGACCAATCCCCTGCCCTACGCCGCGCTCGACGCCACCGGCTGCCCTGGCGCCAACACCTGGCCGCTGCGCATCACCCTGACGCCGGCCGGGCTGGCGCCGATCGGCCAGCGCATGCTGCTGCTGCGCGGCAAGCAGAAGCTGGACGTGCTGCAGCGCGCGCTGGCCGGCAGCGATCCGCATGAATTCCCGATCCGCGTCGCCTTCGACACGCCCGGTGCGCGCTTGCGCGTGCATTGGTGCGAGTGA
- the edd gene encoding phosphogluconate dehydratase yields MSLHPKIHAITERIRARSAPSRRAYLAGIDAALRDGPFRSRLSCGNLAHGFAACGPTDKSRLEGGITPNLGIVTAYNDMLSAHQPFEHYPEIIRSTARALGATAQVAGGVPAMCDGVTQGRPGMELSLFSRDVIAQATAIGLSHDMFDSTLYLGVCDKIVPGLLIGALAFGHLPAVFVPAGPMTPGIPNKQKAEVRERYAAGQATREELLAAESASYHAPGTCTFYGTANSNQVLLEAMGVQLPGASFVNPGTPLREALTQQATERALRITALGSDFRPLGRLIDERAIVNAVVALMATGGSTNHTIHWLAVARAAGIVLTWDDLDELSQIVPLLTRVYPNGEADVNHFAAAGGVGFVFRELMDAGLMHDDLATIVPGGMRAYGDEPCVQNGALAYVPSPAKSADESVVRPASNPFEAQGGLRLLRGNLGRSLIKLSAVKPEFRTIEAPAVVIDAPQALNKLHAAGVLPHDFVVVLRYQGPRANGMPELHSLAPLLGLLQNQGRRVALVTDGRLSGASGKFPAAIHVTPEAARGGPIARVREGDIVRLDGEAGTLEVLVDAAEWAARPLAPNTAPAAHDLGRNLFGLNRRMVGPADQGALSISCGPPAADGDDWNYDAEYDLGRSSEAAAAPHEEKDA; encoded by the coding sequence ATGAGCCTGCATCCGAAAATCCATGCGATCACCGAACGCATCCGCGCGCGCAGTGCGCCGTCGCGGCGCGCCTATCTGGCCGGCATCGATGCCGCATTGCGCGACGGCCCGTTCCGCAGCCGCCTGAGCTGCGGCAACCTGGCGCACGGCTTCGCCGCCTGCGGCCCCACCGACAAGAGCCGGCTGGAAGGCGGAATCACCCCGAACCTGGGCATCGTCACCGCCTACAACGACATGCTGTCGGCGCACCAGCCGTTCGAGCACTACCCCGAGATCATCCGCAGCACCGCGCGCGCGCTCGGCGCCACCGCGCAGGTCGCCGGCGGCGTGCCGGCGATGTGCGACGGCGTGACCCAGGGCCGCCCGGGCATGGAGCTGTCGCTGTTCTCGCGCGACGTGATCGCCCAGGCCACCGCGATCGGCCTCAGCCACGACATGTTCGACAGCACCCTCTATCTGGGCGTGTGCGACAAGATCGTGCCCGGCCTGCTGATCGGGGCGCTGGCGTTCGGCCACCTGCCGGCGGTGTTCGTGCCGGCCGGACCGATGACCCCGGGCATTCCCAACAAGCAGAAGGCCGAGGTACGCGAGCGTTACGCCGCCGGCCAGGCCACCCGCGAGGAACTGCTGGCCGCCGAATCGGCGTCCTACCACGCGCCCGGCACCTGCACCTTCTATGGCACCGCCAATTCCAACCAGGTGTTGCTGGAAGCGATGGGCGTGCAGTTGCCCGGCGCCTCGTTCGTCAATCCGGGCACGCCGCTGCGCGAGGCGTTGACCCAGCAGGCCACCGAGCGCGCGCTGCGCATCACCGCGCTGGGCAGCGATTTCCGCCCGCTCGGCCGGCTGATCGACGAACGCGCGATCGTCAACGCCGTGGTCGCGCTGATGGCCACCGGCGGCTCCACCAACCACACCATCCACTGGCTGGCGGTGGCGCGCGCGGCCGGCATCGTGCTGACCTGGGACGACCTGGACGAGCTGTCGCAGATCGTGCCGCTGCTGACCCGCGTGTATCCCAACGGCGAAGCCGACGTGAACCATTTCGCCGCCGCCGGCGGCGTGGGTTTCGTGTTCCGCGAACTGATGGACGCGGGGCTGATGCACGACGACCTGGCCACCATCGTGCCCGGCGGCATGCGCGCCTACGGCGACGAGCCGTGCGTGCAGAACGGCGCGCTGGCCTATGTGCCGAGCCCGGCCAAGAGCGCCGACGAATCGGTGGTGCGCCCGGCGTCGAACCCGTTCGAAGCGCAAGGCGGGCTGCGCCTGCTGCGCGGCAATCTCGGCCGTTCGCTGATCAAGCTGTCGGCGGTGAAGCCGGAGTTTCGCACCATCGAGGCGCCGGCGGTGGTCATCGACGCGCCGCAGGCCCTGAACAAGCTGCACGCCGCCGGCGTGCTGCCGCACGACTTCGTTGTGGTGCTGCGCTACCAGGGACCGCGCGCGAATGGCATGCCGGAACTGCATTCGCTGGCGCCGCTGCTGGGCCTGCTGCAGAACCAGGGCCGGCGCGTGGCGCTGGTCACCGACGGGCGCCTGTCCGGCGCCTCGGGCAAGTTCCCGGCGGCGATCCACGTGACCCCGGAAGCGGCGCGCGGCGGCCCGATCGCGCGCGTGCGCGAAGGCGACATCGTGCGCCTGGACGGCGAAGCCGGCACCCTGGAAGTGCTGGTGGATGCCGCCGAGTGGGCGGCGCGACCGCTGGCGCCGAACACCGCGCCGGCCGCGCACGACCTGGGCCGCAACCTGTTCGGGCTCAACCGCCGCATGGTCGGCCCCGCCGACCAGGGTGCGCTGTCGATCTCCTGCGGCCCGCCCGCGGCCGACGGCGACGACTGGAACTACGACGCCGAGTACGACCTGGGCCGCAGCAGCGAGGCCGCCGCCGCGCCGCACGAAGAGAAGGACGCGTAA
- a CDS encoding bifunctional 4-hydroxy-2-oxoglutarate aldolase/2-dehydro-3-deoxy-phosphogluconate aldolase: MTIAEHQNTAEQLLRDAGILPVVTVHSLDEARRVSAALLEGGLPAIELTLRTPVAMEALAMLKRELPDIKIGAGTVLTETQLQQSIDAGADFIVTPGTPPALADALARAPLPVVPGAATPTELLALMARGFRVCKLFPATAVGGLAMLKGLAGPLADLKLCPTGGIGESTAAEYLAQPNVVCIGGSWMVPKDWLANGEWDKVRESAAKAAAIVRGIRD, from the coding sequence ATGACGATTGCCGAACACCAGAACACCGCCGAACAGCTGCTGCGCGACGCCGGCATCCTGCCGGTGGTGACCGTGCACAGCCTGGACGAGGCGCGCCGCGTCTCCGCCGCGCTGCTCGAAGGCGGCCTGCCCGCGATCGAGCTGACCCTGCGCACGCCGGTGGCGATGGAGGCGCTGGCGATGCTCAAGCGCGAACTGCCGGACATCAAGATCGGCGCCGGCACCGTGCTCACCGAGACCCAGCTGCAGCAGTCGATCGACGCCGGCGCCGACTTCATCGTCACCCCGGGCACGCCGCCGGCGCTGGCCGACGCACTGGCGCGGGCGCCGCTGCCGGTGGTCCCGGGCGCGGCCACCCCGACCGAACTGCTGGCGCTGATGGCGCGCGGCTTCCGCGTGTGCAAGCTGTTCCCGGCCACCGCGGTCGGCGGCCTGGCGATGCTCAAGGGCCTGGCCGGTCCGCTGGCGGACCTGAAGCTGTGCCCCACCGGCGGCATCGGCGAAAGCACCGCGGCCGAATATCTGGCGCAGCCGAACGTGGTCTGCATCGGCGGCTCGTGGATGGTGCCGAAGGACTGGCTGGCCAACGGCGAGTGGGACAAGGTGCGGGAGAGCGCGGCGAAGGCGGCAGCCATTGTCCGCGGGATTCGGGATTAG